Genomic segment of Nitrosopumilaceae archaeon AB1(1):
ATAATTTTACATCTGTATCAGATTGATATTTCATAACTTGATTGACAGCTAGTTTGATTTTTTTACCCGGGTAAAGAAAATATGGAACTATTATTAACTCATCAATATCCGAACCGATGCATTTAGGAATTACATCCTTGATGTATGGTGGTCTCACTTCTAGAAAACAGTAATTTACAAATTTATAATCACCTCTTTCATCCAAGTCTTTACAAATTTGCTCCAATTCTTGTATCACCTCTTCCTCTCTACTTCCTCTGTCAATTAGTAACATACCACGTTTCATTTCTCTATCCTTGCAATAGCTATGGTCAAGTCTGGCGGAAACTTTTGTTTTTGAACTATTAATTTACCATTAGATATTCTCAAAGCTGCAGCTTCTGAAACACTAGCTGTACCTTCAAATTTTTGTACAATTTTTGAAGGATTTGGTGTTTGAATTTCAGCCAACTCTGATTTTTCTAAATATTGTATTGGTATTTTCATATATTCCGATAGTTCCTCCAATCCCTCAACTGGAATATCTTTTTTTACCGATGCAAATTGTGCTATACAATTAATATCTAATCCAAATTTTTCCATGCAATCTTGTATGGATGAATATATTTTATTAAATTTTGTGTCCCTGTGTATGCCAATACCTACAATCAAACTTGGTGGTCTATACACCACTGAATTTTTGGGAATATCATGTAAAATTTTATCTGTAATTATTAACGATCCTGACGAATTTGAGTTTATTATTTCTTCTATATGTTGATAAATTGTTACGTTTTTTGGCAAATTTTTCCTCCAACCAACATCTCCTACATCTTGATATACACCAATACTGTCCTGATTTACCATACAAGCACTAACACTAGTTACATTTTCATCCAAAGTGATCTTCCAATTATATTCTCTACCTAGTAGATCTACTGCTATTGTTTTATTCACATCAGCTGCTGTTGTAATTACTGGTGTTGCATCTAAAATTTGTGCAATTGTTTCTGTAATTTCATTTGCCCCGCCAATATGTCCTGATAAAACGCTTATAACAAAATTTGCCTGATCATCAATTACCATAACGGCCGGATCCGTTTTTTTACTTTTCAA
This window contains:
- a CDS encoding cobalamin biosynthesis protein gives rise to the protein MNNNKVIIAITKNGINIAQKITSMDDTWTVYAPEKFFDETRLKINWYTDSTSNKIKDLFENNNAVICIFSLGAVIRLIAPYLKSKKTDPAVMVIDDQANFVISVLSGHIGGANEITETIAQILDATPVITTAADVNKTIAVDLLGREYNWKITLDENVTSVSACMVNQDSIGVYQDVGDVGWRKNLPKNVTIYQHIEEIINSNSSGSLIITDKILHDIPKNSVVYRPPSLIVGIGIHRDTKFNKIYSSIQDCMEKFGLDINCIAQFASVKKDIPVEGLEELSEYMKIPIQYLEKSELAEIQTPNPSKIVQKFEGTASVSEAAALRISNGKLIVQKQKFPPDLTIAIARIEK